A genomic window from Chaetodon auriga isolate fChaAug3 chromosome 13, fChaAug3.hap1, whole genome shotgun sequence includes:
- the LOC143330679 gene encoding uncharacterized protein LOC143330679 produces the protein MLRQMNVQMARRTLRSLIAESPPIPVLQILIVGPKQVGKSSAGNTILSDKVFPAGRSTAQCTERQGDVHKQRVIVVDTPGWHGRYCSSDTPWEVQQQITHSASLCAPIPNAVLVVVRSDESFTETDWLKVQEHLSLLGVWSWTRTIVLFTWGDKLGATPIEEHIERWPALQRLVDKCGNRYHVFDNSNKSGDIQVRELLSKIEETEVGNDTEHLLNSFMELQESTRKLNQSSRKTARQLKRARTANDLLRQAVEEKERMVEDKIRTAEKKDEQIEALKATMEKERETEERTNKDYDEEIGRRLVEAERENKQLKQVVMEKNRMILSLSETCAVKDDVIKAAKQSSEQEKKLLEETLKDRERETEALKKKFERKDKELEQMMMNHKIEAKELKETIEQLKGQNEDTKKALKATIKGIQRHYQKKETYRTNEMNTVHFNKDNQHRKTVTDLRLIEELDRQQTWAFTVPLSNCGDVKPSEFHLISSTDPESGVCSANKVWEVEADWTPSWLRAGGAALGAAVGALAGSSRVAAGLSTRSAVGAAAGALLGSLLVQEARPPRRKMESDSNSK, from the exons atGCTGAGGCAAATGAATGTGCAGATGGCCAGACGTACGCTCAGATCTCTAATAG CAGAATCACCTCCGATCCCAGTGCTTCAAATTCTCATTGTGGGACCGAAGCAGGTTGGGAAGAGCTCGGCTGGAAACACCATTCTTAGTGATAAAGTCTTTCCTGCTGGACGTTCAACAGCACAGTGCACCGAGAGACAGGGAGATGTTCACAAACAACGAGTCATTGTGGTTGACACTCCTGGCTGGCATGGGAGATACTGCTCATCGGACACTCCATGGGAGGTGCAACAGCAGATTACCCACAGTGCATCTCTGTGTGCTCCCATTCCCAATGCTGTCCTGGTGGTCGTACGCAGCGATGAGTCCTTCACCGAAACCGACTGGTTGAAAGTGCAGGAACACTTGAGCTTGCTAGGTGTTTGGAGTTGGACTCGAACCATCGTGCTGTTCACCTGGGGAGACAAACTGGGAGCCACTCCCATTGAGGAGCACATTGAGAGATGGCCTGCCCTCCAGCGGTTGGTGGACAAATGCGGAAACAGATATCATGTTTTTGATAACTCAAACAAAAGTGGAGACATTCAGGTTAGAGAACTGCTATCCAAGATTGAGGAAACAGAGGTGGGAAATGATACTGAACACCTGTTGAACAGTTTCATGGAACTCCAAGAAAGCACCAGGAAGCTGAATCAAAGCTCCAGAAAGACTGCGAGACAGCTCAAAAGGGCAAGGACGGCCAATGATCTCCTGAGGCAAGCAGttgaagagaaggagaggatggTTGAGGACAAGATCAGGACAGCTGAAAAGAAAGATGAGCAGATTGAAGCTCTGAAGGCAACtatggagaaggagagggagacagaggagaggacaaatAAAGACTATGATGAAGAGATCGGCAGAAGATTAGTGGAGGCGGAGAGGGAGAACAAACAGCTCAAACAAGTCGTTATGGAGAAAAACAGGATGATATTAAGCTTGAGTGAGACATGTGCTGTGAAAGATGATGTGATTAAAGCtgcaaagcaaagcagtgagcaggaaaagaaattactagaagaaacactgaaggaccgagagcgagagacagaagCCTTGAAGAAAAAGTTTGAGAGGAAAGATAAAGAGCTGGAGCAAATGATGATGAATCACAAAATAGAAGCAAAAGAGCTTAAAGAGACAATTGAGCAGCTGAAGGGACAAAATGAAGATACAAAGAAGGCGCTGAAAGCCACAATCAAAGGGATACAGAGGCACTATCAGAAAAAAGAAACCTATAGAACGAACGAGATGAACACTGTGCACTTCAACAAAGATAaccagcacagaaaaacagtgacagaCCTGAGGTTAATAGAGGAGCTTGACCGACAACAAACATGGGCATTCACAGTGCCATTGAGCAACTGTGGAGACGTTAAACCCAGTGAGTTCCACCtgatcagcagcacagaccCTGAGTCTGGTGTTTGTAGTGCAAACAAAGTGTGGGAAGTGGAGGCTGACTGGACTCCGTCATGGCTGAGGGCTGGAGGCGCTGCACTGGGAGCTGCCGTTGGTGCTCTTGCTGGCTCCTCCCGGGTGGCTGCAGGGTTGAGTACCAGGTCAGCTGTTGGGGCTGCAGCTGGGGCTCTGCTGGGCAGCTTACTGGTCCAAGAAGCCAGGCCACCGCGGAGGAAAATGGAGTcagacagcaacagcaaatGA
- the LOC143330676 gene encoding olfactory receptor 6E1-like yields MDNVSAVRVFTLSGLNEAMNYRVVLFTFTLLYYCIILFFNISIIIIIVLDANLHEPMYILLCSFCMNGLYGTAGFYPKFLSDLLFASREISYEGCLLQAFVMYSFACCDLSILALMAYDRYLAICRPLQYCSLMTNRRLSQLVCFSWLTPFCIFSINVVLTSQLKLCGTNIQKLLCVNWIIVKLACPEADTLPNNVVAYMTVFLYVFHGFFIVWTYMHLVSTSVRSKGDRAKFMQTCVPHLVSLSTFLFTIVFDLMYMRFGSTDLPQSLQNFIAIEFLLIPPVLNPIIYGFKLTKIRNRILDLVKDKRK; encoded by the coding sequence ATGGATAACGTTTCTGCTGTAAGAGTTTTCACCCTGTCGGGGTTAAATGAGGCAATGAATTACAGAGTAGTTCTATTCACATTCACTTTACTGTATTAttgcattattttgtttttcaatatctccatcatcatcatcattgtcttGGATGCAAACCTGCATGAACCGATGTACATCTTACTATGCAGTTTTTGCATGAATGGACTGTATGGGACCGCAGGTTTCTACCCCAAATTCCTCTCCGATCTACTGTTTGCTTCTCGAGAAATCTCATATGAAGGATGTCTTTTACAGGCTTTCGTCATGTACTCATTTGCCTGCTGTGATTTGTCCATTCTAGCACTTATGGCATACGACAGGTATCTGGCTATATGTCGACCACTGCAGTACTGCTCTTTAATGACTAACAGGAGGCTCTCTCAGCTGGTGTGTTTCTCCTGGCTGACACCTTTctgcattttctccatcaaCGTTGTGCTGACGTCACAACTGAAGTTATGCGGCACGAACATTCAGAAACTGTTATGTGTGAACTGGATTATTGTTAAACTTGCGTGCCCTGAAGCTGACACCTTACCAAACAATGTAGTAGCATATATGACAGTTTTCTTGTACGTGTTTCATGGGTTTTTCATAGTGTGGACTTACATGCATCTTGTCTCAACTTCTGTGAGGTCCAAAGGCGACAGGGCAAAGTTCATGCAGACATGCGTTCCCCATTTAGTTTCTTTATCCACATTCTTATTTACAATAGTTTTTGATTTGATGTACATGCGATTTGGCTCCACAGATTTGCCTCAAAGCCTTCAAAACTTCATCGCTATAGAGTTTCTGCTTATCCCCCCTGTTTTGAATCCCATAATATATGGATTTAAACTGACCAAGATAAGAAACAGAATTCTGGATTTAGttaaagataaaagaaaatga
- the LOC143330636 gene encoding olfactory receptor 1E16-like has translation MIDNITVITMFTLSGLGGTTNYRVTLFALTLLCYCVIWLVNVTIIAAIIVDKSLHEPMYIFLCNLCINALCGTAGFYPKFLLDLLSTTHVISYAGCLLQGFVLHSSACADFSILVIMAYDRYVAICRPLVYHSVMTTPRVCVLVLFAWLVPIYLVFISTITTSRSRLCGSHIPKIYCINFLISKLACSTSIANVIVPAFNYTFYFIHVMLIVGSYMHLIKKCLFSKENTSKFMQTCLPHLLCLITVVMCLLFDLLYMRFGSEKLPESVQNFMSMEFLVIPPIINPLIYGFKLTQVRNRIMQFLCGKRL, from the coding sequence ATGATAGATAACATTACAGTAATAACTATGTTTACTCTGTCTGGGTTAGGTGGGACAACAAACTACAGAGTGACTCTCTTTGCTCTCACtttactgtgttactgtgtgattTGGCTGGTAAATGTGACCATTATTGCGGCAATCATTGTGGATAAAAGCCTTCATGAACCCATGTACATCTTCCTCTGTAATCTGTGTATCAATGCGCTTTGTGGGACAGCAGGTTTTTACCCCAAATTCCTTCTGGATCTGCTGTCTACCACTCATGTCATCTCTTACGCCGGATGCCTTCTGCAGGGTTTCGTGCTGCACTCCTCAGCTTGTGCTGACTTCTCTATTCTGGTGATAATGGCCTATGACAGATACGTGGCTATCTGTCGACCTCTGGTGTACCACTCTGTGATGACTACACCAAGAGTTTGCGTGTTAGTGCTCTTTGCTTGGCTTGTTCCTATTTATTTAGTGTTCATAAGCACAATAACAACATCGAGATCCAGGTTATGCGGCTCACACATACCCAAGATCTACTGCATTAACTTTCTCATAAGTAAACTGGCTTGTTCTACCTCCATAGCAAACGTTATTGTTCCTGCTTTTAATTATACTTTTTATTTCATACATGTAATGTTGATTGTTGGGTCTTATATGCATCTGATCAAAAAATGCTTATTTTCCAAAGAGAACACGAGTAAATTTATGCAAACATGTCTGCCACATTTACTCTGTTTAATTACTGTCGTAATGTGTTTGCTCTTTGATTTGTTGTACATGCGATTCGGCTCAGAAAAGTTACCAGAAAGTGTCCAGAATTTTATGTCGATGGAATTTCTCGTCATTCCTCCAATCATCAACCCTCTCATATATGGCTTCAAACTGACACAAGTAAGAAACAGAATCATGcagtttttgtgtggaaaaCGTCTCTAG
- the LOC143330802 gene encoding olfactory receptor 51E1-like — MKNDTAASHFNLTMYVNLGPYRDPAFVLSFLLFAIIVSANLLIILIISQQRALHQPMYIFIAFLSANSLYGSTGFFPRFLMDLLSDTHLISRPACFTQIYVIYTYASYEMTILSIMAYDRYVAVCHPLHYHSKMTSKTVCRLAAFAWISPACSVATCLYLSIRLPLCGNKIMKVYCAIWNVAKLSCVTTVINNIVGLLVTTVTAILPLTYVLYTYFRIVLVCRTSSSEFKSKVFQTCLPHTISFITYSITTVCDITLSRVNVEKLNPIFAVILSLEFVMIPPLLNPLVYGLKLPEIRKHIFRMFSCLKTLS; from the coding sequence atgaaaaacgACACCGCAGCCTCTCACTTTAACCTCACCATGTATGTGAACTTAGGGCCGTACCGCGATCCAGCTTTTGTACTGTCCTTCCTGCTGTTTGCAATCATCGTCTCTGCTAATCTTCTGATAATACTGATAATATCGCAGCAGAGAGCACTTCATCAGCCCATGTatattttcattgcatttttgtcTGCTAACTCTCTGTATGGTTCTACTGGTTTCTTCCCCAGATTCCTCATGGACCTTCTGTCTGATACTCATTTAATCTCACGTCCTGCTTGTTTCACTCAGATCTATGTTATTTACACATATGCTTCCTATGAAATGACCATCTTGAGCATTATGGCATATGATAGAtatgttgctgtgtgtcatcCTTTACATTATCACAGCAAAATGACCTCTAAGACAGTCTGTAGGTTGGCAGCTTTTGCTTGGATCAGTCCAGCCTGTTCTGTCGCAACATGTCTTTATTTGTCCATCAGGCTTCCTTTGTGTGGCAACAAGATCATGAAGGTATACTGTGCCATCTGGAACGTTGCTAAACTGTCATGTGTTACCACTGTTATCAACAATATCGTTGGCTTGCTCGTCACCACAGTTACAGCGATTCTGCCCCTGACCTATGTCTTGTACACCTACTTTCGAATCGTGCTTGTGTGCAGGACAAGTTCATCCGAGTTCAAGAGCAAAGTGTTCCAAACATGCTTACCACACACTATTTCATTTATCACTTATTCCATCACTACAGTTTGTGACATTACCTTAAGTCGTGTTAATGTTGAAAAGCTGAACCCAATTTTTGCTGTAATCTTATCATTGGAGTTTGTGATGATACCTCCACTTCTGAACCCTCTTGTGTACGGCCTGAAGTTACCGGaaataagaaaacatattttcaggatgttttcatgtttaaagaCTCTTTCTTGA
- the LOC143330830 gene encoding olfactory receptor 6N1-like: MENSTVSFYFNLTMFVNIGHYRYPTFAFCLLLYSFIITANLVIILVTSRERTLHEPMYIFIALLSANSLYGSTGFFPRFLMDLLSDTHLISHVACFCQIYVIYTYACNEMTILGIIAYDRYVAVCHPLHYHKKMTPKTVLKLAAVAWIFPVIGLIACISLSARLPLCGNEIQKIFCANWNVVKLSCVPTVVNNIYGYFLTTSTVFIPLSYVLYTYLRIVLVCWRSSAEFKGKVLQSCLPHVVSFVIYSITGFCDIALSRYDIEDINPFVAVILSLEFVVIPPLLNPLVYGLKLPEIRRHILRTLS, encoded by the coding sequence ATGGAAAACAGCACTGTTTCCTTTTACTTCAACCTCACCATGTTTGTGAACATTGGACACTACCGATATCCCACCTTTGCTTTTTGCCTCCTGCTCTACAGTTTTATTATCACTGCTAATCTTGTCATAATACTGGTGACATCTCGAGAACGAACGCTACACGAGCCCATGTATATATTTATTGCTTTGTTATCTGCCAACTCTCTGTATGGTTCTACTGGTTTCTTCCCCAGATTCCTCATGGACCTTCTGTCTGATACTCATTTAATCTCTCATGTGGCTTGTTTCTGTCAGATCTACGTTATTTACACATATGCCTGCAATGAAATGACCATTCTTGGCATTATAGCATATGATAGGTATGTTGCTGTTTGTCATCCTTTGCACTACCACAAAAAAATGACCCCTAAGACAGTCTTAAAGTTGGCAGCGGTGGCTTGGATTTTCCCAGTCATTGGTCTTATAGCgtgcatttctttgtctgccAGGCTGCCTTTGTGTGGTAATGAGAtccaaaaaatattttgtgccAACTGGAATGTTGTGAAGTTGTCATGTGTTCCTACTGTTGTGAACAATATTTACGGTTACTTTTTGACCACATCTACAGTTTTCATCCCCCTGTCTTATGTTCTGTACACGTATTTGCGAATTGTACTTGTTTGCTGGAGAAGCTCAGCAGAATTCAAAGGGAAAGTATTACAGAGCTGCCTGCCACATGTTGTTTCATTCGTGATTTATTCCATCACAGGATTCTGCGATATTGCCTTGAGCCGGTATGATATTGAAGACATAAATCCATTTGTGGCAGTAATTTTGTCACTGGAGTTTGTTgtcattcctcctcttctgaaTCCTCTTGTTTATGGGCTGAAGTTACCAGAAATTAGAAGACACATTTTAAGGACGTTATCATGA
- the LOC143330804 gene encoding olfactory receptor 4B13-like, whose translation MENSTLYFYFNLTSFMDIGHYRYPAFVFCFLLYSFILSANFAMILIIIRESTLHEPMYIFIAFLSANSLYGSTGFFPRFLMDLLSDSHLMSRPACFTQIYVIYTYTFYELTFLSIMAYDRYVAVCHPLHYHRKMSPKTVYTLAFFAWVCPACNLTVSINTTVRLPLCGNSIQKVYCANWNIVKISCVANPVNNIAATLGAIIIAFLPFGFILYTYLRIVIACWKKSSEVRGKVLQSCFPHVISFVIYSITSFSDTALNRQNLDEINPVVSILLSIEFLIIPPVLNPVVYGLKLPEIRRHVVQILCLKHKTKKKCHGMGSRGRAAASKPYITECNAKLRMQWCKARHHWTLEQWRRILWNDESHITIWGSDGQVWIKEACRTSEHQTLMFIKQHTNRSSADKNMSELIKAEENQGKSQDEEDEQVHKHPMEVDESTPSDEDHTATDILPGQDS comes from the exons ATGGAAAACAGCACTCTGTATTTTTACTTCAACCTGACCTCGTTCATGGACATTGGACACTACCGTTATCCAgcctttgtcttttgtttcctgctctACAGCTTTATTCTGTCTGCAAACTTTGCCATGATATTGATAATAATACGAGAGAGCACACTACATGAGCCCATGTatattttcattgcatttttatCTGCCAACTCTCTGTATGGTTCTACTGGTTTCTTCCCCAGATTCCTCATGGACCTTCTGTCTGATTCTCATTTGATGTCACGTCCAGCTTGTTTCACTCAGATCTATGTTATTTACACATATACGTTTTATGAACTGACCTTTCTGAGCATTATGGCATATGATAGATATGTTGCTGTTTGTCATCCATTGCACTATCACAGAAAGATGTCGCCTAAAACTGTCTATACATTGGCATTTTTTGCTTGGGTCTGTCCAGCCTGTAACCTTACAGTTAGTATCAATACGACTGTCAGGCTCCCTCTGTGTGGGAACAGTATACAGAAAGTATACTGTGCCAACTGGAATATTGTAAAAATATCATGTGTTGCCAATCCTGTTAATAATATTGCTGCTACATTAGGGGCCATAATTATAGCCTTCCTTCCCTTTGGTTTTATCTTGTACACGTATCTGAGAATTGTGATTGCTTGTTGGAAAAAGTCATCAGAGGTGAGGGGAAAAGTATTACAGAGTTGTTTTCCACATGTTATTTCATTTGTGATTTATTCCATCACATCATTTAGTGATACTGCCTTGAACCGACAGAATCTTGATGAGATAAATCCAGTTGTGTCCATACTTTTGTCAATTGAATTTCTTATTATTCCTCCAGTTCTGAATCCTGTTGTGTACGGCCTTAAATTACCAGAAATCAGAAGACATGTTGTCCAGATATTATgcttaaaacacaaaactaaaaaga AGTGTCATGGCATGGGTTCCCGTGGCCGAGCAGCTGCATCCAAGCCATACATCACCGAGTGCAATGCAAAGCTTCGGatgcagtggtgtaaagcaCGCCACCACTGGACTCTAGAGCAGTGGAGACGCATTCTCTGGAATGACGAATCGCACATCACCATCTGGGGATCTGATGGACAAGTCTGG ATCAAAGAAGCCTGCCGAACAAGTGAACACCAAACACTGATGTTCATCAAGCAACACACCAACAGATCCTCTGCggacaaaaacatgtcagaacTAATCAAGGCTGAGGAGAATCAGGGTAAAAGCCAGGACGAAGAAGATGAGCAGGTACACAAACACCCAATGGAGGTTGATGAATCAACCCCTTCTGATGAAGACCACACTGCAACAGACATCTTACCTGGCCAGGACAGTTAA
- the LOC143330806 gene encoding olfactory receptor 4B13-like, with translation MENSTLYFYFNLTSFMDIGHYRYPAFVFCFLLYSFILSANFAMILIIIRESTLHEPMYIFIAFLSANSLYGSTGFFPRFLMDLLSDSHLMSRPACFTQIYVIYTYASYELTFLSIMAYDRYVAVCHPLHYHRKMSPKTVHTLAFFAWICPACNLTVSIIMIVRLPLCGNNIQKVYCASWNIVKLSCVTNAVNNIIAMLGAIIIAFLPFGFILYTYLRIMVACWKKSSEVRGKVLQSCFPHVISFVVYSITSFSDAALSRQNLDEINPFVAVILSLEFVIIPPVLNPVVYGLKLPEIRRHAVKILSMKHKTKRNSCQTLPETVLIM, from the coding sequence ATGGAAAACAGCACTCTGTATTTTTACTTCAACCTGACCTCGTTCATGGACATTGGACACTACCGTTATCCAgcctttgtcttttgtttcctgctctACAGCTTTATTCTGTCTGCAAACTTTGCCATGATATTGATAATAATACGAGAGAGCACACTACATGAGCCCATGTatattttcattgcatttttatCTGCCAACTCTCTGTATGGTTCTACTGGTTTCTTCCCCAGATTCCTCATGGACCTTCTGTCTGATTCTCATTTGATGTCACGTCCAGCTTGTTTCACTCAGATCTATGTTATTTACACATATGCTTCTTATGAACTGACCTTTCTGAGCATTATGGCATATGATAGATATGTTGCTGTTTGTCATCCATTGCACTATCACAGAAAGATGTCGCCTAAAACTGTCCATACATTGGCATTTTTTGCTTGGATTTGTCCAGCCTGTAACCTTACAGTGAGCATTATTATGATTGTCAGGCTTCCTCTCTGTGGGAACAATATACAGAAAGTATACTGCGCCAGCTGGAATATTGTAAAATTATCATGTGTTACCAATGCTGTTAACAATATCATTGCTATGCTAGGGGCCATTATTATAGCCTTCCTTCCCTTTGGTTTTATCTTGTACACGTATCTGAGAATTATGGTTGCTTGTTGGAAAAAGTCATCAGAGGTGAGGGGAAAAGTACTACAGAGTTGTTTTCCACATGTTATTTCATTTGTGGTTTATTCCATCACATCATTTAGTGATGCTGCTCTGAGCCGACAGAATCTTGATGAGATAAATCCATTTGTGGCTGTAATTTTGTCATTGGAATTCGTTATTATTCCTCCAGTTCTGAATCCTGTTGTGTACGGCCTTAAATTACCCGAAATTAGAAGACACGCTGTGAAGATATTAAGCATGAAGCACAAAACTAAAAGGAATTCCTGTCAAACACTACCAGAGACTGTACTGATCATGTGA
- the LOC143330807 gene encoding olfactory receptor 4B13-like — translation MENSTLYFYFNLTSFMDIGHYRYPAFVFCFLLYSFILSANFATILIIIRESTLHEPMYIFIAFLSANSLYGSTGFFPRFLMDLLSDSHLMSRPACFTQIYVIYTYTFYELTFLSIMAYDRYVAVCHPLHYHRKMSPKTVYTLAFFAWVCPACYLTVSIVLVARLPLCGNNIQKVYCASWNIVKLSCVTNAVNNIIATLGAIIIAFLPFGFILYTYLRIVVACWKKSSEVRGKVLQSCFPHVISFVVYSITSFSDTALNRQNLDETKPAVSILLSTEFLFIPPVLNPVVYGLKLPEIRRHVVQILCLKHKT, via the coding sequence ATGGAAAACAGCACTCTGTATTTTTACTTCAACCTGACCTCGTTCATGGACATTGGACACTACCGTTATCCAGCTTTCGtcttttgtttcctgctctACAGCTTTATTCTGTCTGCAAACTTTGCCACGATATTGATAATAATACGAGAGAGCACACTACATGAGCCCATGTatattttcattgcatttttatCTGCCAACTCTCTGTATGGTTCTACTGGTTTCTTCCCCAGATTCCTCATGGACCTTCTGTCTGATTCTCATTTGATGTCACGTCCAGCTTGTTTCACTCAGATCTATGTTATTTACACATATACATTTTATGAACTGACCTTTCTGAGCATTATGGCATATGATAGATATGTTGCTGTTTGTCATCCATTGCACTATCACAGAAAGATGTCACCTAAAACTGTCTATACATTGGCATTTTTTGCTTGGGTCTGTCCAGCTTGTTACCTTACAGTAAGCATTGTTTTGGTTGCCAGGCTTCCTCTATGTGGGAACAATATACAGAAAGTATACTGCGCCAGCTGGAATATTGTAAAATTATCATGTGTTACCAATGCTGTTAACAATATCATTGCTACATTAGGGGCCATAATTATAGCCTTCCTTCCCTTTGGTTTTATCTTGTACACGTATCTGAGAATTGTGGTTGCTTGTTGGAAAAAGTCATCAGAGGTGAGGGGAAAAGTATTACAGAGTTGTTTTCCACATGTTATTTCATTTGTGGTTTATTCCATCACATCATTTAGTGATACTGCTCTGAACCGACAGAATCTTGATGAGACAAAACCAGCTGTGTCCATACTTTTGTCAACTGaatttcttttcattcctcCAGTTCTGAATCCTGTTGTGTACGGCCTTAAATTACCCGAAATTAGAAGACACGTTGTCCAGATATTATgcttaaaacacaaaacttaA
- the LOC143330808 gene encoding olfactory receptor 10J5-like encodes MNNASSILVFSLSGFSATVNYRITLFSLTLLCYGLILVVNVSLISTIILDQNLHEPMYIFLCNLCINGLYGTAAFYPKFVFDLLSDVHVISYVGCFLQVFVIYSYATTDFSILALMAYDRYVAICRPLVYHSVMSARRTAVLISLSWLVPLCCQVVVVTLTSKLTLCGTTIQKLYCENWSIVKIACSSTTPNNIVGLIVISFYCSHVVFIVLSYVRLVNSALKSKEGRRKFTQTCVPHLLCLLNVTAALLFDTMYSRYGSASSVSQNVKNFMAIQFLVMPPLLNPVIYGLILNKIQCRVTALWMKTGQRFKLRLKA; translated from the coding sequence ATGAATAATGCATCCAGTATACTTGTATTTTCACTGTCTGGCTTCAGTGCAACAGTCAACTACAGAATAAcgcttttctctctcactttacTATGCTACGGTCTGATTTTGGTGGTAAATGTTTCTCTCATTTCAACCATAATCCTGGATCAAAACCTTCATGAACCCATGTACATTTTCTTGTGTAACCTGTGCATCAATGGACTTTATGGGACTGCAGCCTTTTATCCTAAATTTGTTTTTGATCTTCTGTCTGACGTTCATGTCATATCATATGTGGGATGCTTTCTGCAAGTCTTTGTCATATACTCCTATGCAACTACTGACTTCTCTATTTTAGCTCTCATGGCCTATGACAGATATGTGGCTATTTGTCGACCTCTGGTTTATCACTCTGTGATGTCTGCGCGAAGGACTGCTGTGTTAATCAGTTTGTCCTGGcttgttcctctgtgctgtcaggTTGTAGTTGTAACTTTGACATCTAAATTAACATTATGTGGCACCACAATACAGAAACTTTATTGTGAGAACTGGTCAATTGTTAAAATTGCCTGTAGTTCAACGACGCCAAACAACATTGTTGGATTGATTGTTATTTCCTTCTATTGCAGtcatgttgtcttcattgtGCTTTCTTATGTACGGCTCGTGAACTCAGCTTTAAAGTCAAAAGAGGGCAGGAGAAAGttcacacagacatgtgtgccGCATTTACTGTGTTTGCTTAACGTCacagctgctttgctttttgacACTATGTACTCGAGGTACGGATCTGCGTCATCTGTGTCACAAAATGTAAAGAATTTCATGGCCATACAGTTTCTCGTTATGCCCCCTCTTCTAAACCCTGTAATTTATGGACTGATCCTGAATAAAATTCAATGCAGAGTCACAGCTTTGTGGATGAAGACAGGTCAGAGATTTAAGTTGAGGCTGAAGGCTTGA
- the LOC143330482 gene encoding olfactory receptor 7G1-like, giving the protein MENSTEVVSFVLAAYGNIGELKYLYFTIMLLWYLSICVANTVLIVVIYVDKRLHEPMYILLCNLFVNEIGGSTSLYPLLLSQMFSDTHEVTLPWCFLQMCYIYTCGSVEFCSLAAMAYDRYVAICNPLHYRVIMNAGRVGVIILLVWVYSFMNFIFSFSFVIHLKFCGNVIDKVFCDHHLIIKLSCSVSILNNISDLVFAFVTMVIPFSLISVSYMKILAVCLNTSKENKEKAISTCAPQIISLSNMFVGCIFHFVDSRFDVSHVPDKIRILLSVYLLICQPMITPFMYGLNQTKIRRSCKRLLFDQK; this is encoded by the coding sequence ATGGAGAACTCAACTGAGGTTGTGTCTTTTGTGCTGGCAGCCTATGGCAATATTGGAGAGTTGAAATACCTGTATTTCACCATAATGCTGTTATGGTACCTCTCCATATGTGTGGCCAACACAGTTCTTATTGTGGTCATATATGTGGACAAAAGGTTGCATGAGCCCATGTATATATTACTCTGTAATTTATTTGTGAATGAAATTGGTGGCAGCACGTCACTGTATCCTCTTTTGCTCTCGCAGATGTTTTCAGATACCCATGAAGTGACCCTGCCATGGTGTTTTCTGCAGATGTGTTATATCTACACGTGCGGTTCTGTTGAGTTTTGCAGTTTAGCAGCCATGGCTTATGACAGATATGTCGCAATCTGTAATCCTTTACACTACAGGGTCATCATGAACGCAGGGAGAGTAGGAGTGATCATTCTGCTTGTATGGGTGTATTCATTTATGAATTTTATATTCTCGTTTTCATTCGTCATTCATTTGAAATTCTGTGGAAATGTCATTGACAAAGTGTTTTGTGACCACCACTTAATAATTAAACTTTCGTGTTCTGTTTCAATACTTAACAACATATCTGACCTGGTTTTTGCCTTTGTGACTATGGTTATCCCATTTAGTCTCATTTCAGTCTCTTACATGAAGattttggctgtttgtttgaatacttccaaagaaaacaaggaaaaagcCATCTCCACCTGTGCACCTCAGATTATCTCATtatcaaacatgtttgttggctgcatttttcactttgttgaTTCCAGATTTGATGTATCTCATGTACCGGATAAAATACGCATTCTTTTATCTGTGTATCTACTGATTTGCCAACCAATGATCACCCCCTTTATGTATGGATTAAACCAAACGAAGATAAGACGATCATGTAAAAGACTTCTGTTTgatcaaaaataa